From the genome of Arthrobacter sp. ERGS1:01:
TCAGTTCCCGGAACGTGTCCGGCAGGGTGCGGGGGGAGGAGACGCGGCGGCCGTCAAAGTAGATGCCGGCGTCGATCATGCTGGGGCCGTCGTCGTGCCGGACGACGTCGGTGCCCGGGGTCCAGGGTGCTGTAACGGTTGCGCCGGGGCGGCGGTTGCGGGCGGTGAGTACTTGCAGGCGCGAGGCAGCGCGGCGTGCGTTCATGGGTACATCCAGTCAAACGGTGGGGAAGGGGGCGGCACAGGGCACGGCGGCCCGAATCACTTTCCACCGACTGGGTGAAGCGCGCTGCTGGCGCTTAAAAGGATGTGCGGGAGGCCGGGCTGGTACTACTCGGAGGTTCGGTATTCATCAACCTGCCTCCCTTCCGTATGCCGTCCGGCCGTGCCGGGCTTCCCAAATGCGCAGATGGCGCTTTTTCAAGCATAGCCCCGAATACGGGGTGCTGTTTCCCGCCGGGACGGGGCCGCTACGCGCCCGCGGCCAGCTTGCCGGAAAACGTGAACAAGATGGCGGCGGCCACCTCGTCCACCGGCGTCTCCGGACTGAACAGGAGCCACTCCAGCCCGCCCATGAGCGTGGCGCCAAAGATCCCGCCGGCCATCAGCAGGCGGGTGGCCTCGGTGGTCTCCGCCGGAAGCAGGGGCGCCAGGGCGGCGCCGATCTCCGACAGGGCCTCGCGGCGCAGCACCGACATGGAATGCTGCCACACCCTGTCTGTGCGGAAGATCTCAGCGGCCGTCAACTTGGCCAGGGGCCGGTTGTCCGCGATCAGGGCAAGCATGTCGGTGACCATGGCTTCCACCCCGGCAAAACCGGCGGCCGACAGCCTGGCCTCGCGGAGCGTCCGGGCCAGCGAGCTCACACCGGTGGTGAGCAGCTCCTCGAACAGCTTGTCCTTGGAGGAGAAGTTGTAATAGACGCTGCCTTTTGCCACACCCGCCCGCTCGGCCACCTCCTCCATGGTGGTTCCGGAGATCCCATGCAAGGCGCCCAGCTCCAGGGCGGCGGCCAGGATGGCCTGTTTGGTCGCGGAGATGCGTGGCATGGATTTCCTTCGTCAATGAGCGTGCTGTGCCGGCGGGTGGATGGACCTAAAGCCGCCGGGATCCACCCTCGGGAGTCTATTCCACCCCTCCTCAACTCCCGTAGTCCGCGCAACGGCGCCGCGGATTGGGGCGGGCACCAAAGGGGCGGCGCAACGCCGTCGAACCGGGCTTTGAACGGTGCGCCGGCGGGAGCGGGGAGCTTAATTTGGACTGATTTGAGAGAATTGAACCGTGACCGTTACAGATATCCCCACCAGCGACACCAAGCTGGACCTCCCGCCCCTGAAACTTGGCAACATCACCGTGGACACCCCGGTGGTGTTGGCGCCCATGGCCGGGATCACCAACACCGCGTTCCGGCGGCTGTGCCGTGAGCACGGCGGCGGCGTCTTCGTCTCCGAAATG
Proteins encoded in this window:
- a CDS encoding TetR/AcrR family transcriptional regulator, with the protein product MPRISATKQAILAAALELGALHGISGTTMEEVAERAGVAKGSVYYNFSSKDKLFEELLTTGVSSLARTLREARLSAAGFAGVEAMVTDMLALIADNRPLAKLTAAEIFRTDRVWQHSMSVLRREALSEIGAALAPLLPAETTEATRLLMAGGIFGATLMGGLEWLLFSPETPVDEVAAAILFTFSGKLAAGA